The region TTTCACCGGCAGGAAGGTGCAGTTCTGGTACATGAAATCGACGCCGCCCGTAATGGGACGGTTATGCGGGAAGCGGAACAGGTAGGGTCTTTGTTCCCAGGAAGTGAAAGCAAAATTCTTCAGGATAAAAACACTGTCTATTTTTTTCTTGAGCCAGTTTTTTGGCAACTCGGGAAAAGATTCGAACAGGTTTCGGCCCACCACGTCCGCAGCGCTTTGGCCGCTGTGGTTGGCCATGAAGTTGTTCCACAGGGTGACTTCCATCTCCCTGTTGATAACAAATATGCCTACGTCCACCCATTTGACAATGAAGCCGGGAAGACCGTGAGTGTCTGTCGATTCGGGCATGTGCTCGCTGCTGGAGGTCAGAAGGATTCGATGAAGGCGTCGATGACGCCACGCATGCGCTCGATTGCTTCTTCGGGCATCAGCATGACCAGGTGAGCGGTGAATTTTCGCTCTTCCAGGCGGAAGTTGACTTCCATCAGCAATGCGTGCGACCAGCTCAATTTTTCCGGCATCAGCAGCGTCTCGACCGGGATTTTTTCGCCAATCAGGGAGGGCGCCGAAAAGCTGAGCTCAGTGCGCAACTGCTCGGCAATGCCGCACAGGCAGGCGCCTACCAGGACGTTGCTGACATCGAGCAGCAATTCCTGCTCGGCGGCGCGGTCCAGTTCGTCGTCGTAGCCCATCAGGTCGGCCAGATCGTTGCAGCCATCCTGGCCGTAAATGACCAGCACCTCGCCGCGCAGATAGCCGTTGAAGGATTGCCGGGCGGCCGTCACCTCGGCATTCCTGCCGATCAGTTCATTCATGGAATTGGCGACTTCCTCCACTCCCACGATATTGATGCGAGGGATGGAGAGGGTGACGAAAGTGTCGAGAATCGCCGCCAGCGAAGCGCCGGCCTGGCCCATCGCCACGTTGGTGATTTCCTGCAGGGCGTCGCGCTGGTCAGCGCTTAGCGGAGTCAAAGTCATAAAATCCATAATCCTTGAGAACCGACTCGATTACTTCGGGGCTGACCGGCTTCTTCACAAAGGCAATCGCACCAAGCGATTTCACCCTTTGCTGGGCAATTGGCTGAATATCGGCCGACACAACAATCACGAGGCTGTTCATGTCTTCCTGGCGCAGGGTTTCCAGAACCTGGTAGCCATCCATGATGGGCATGGTCAGGTCGAGAAACATGATCTCCGCTTTTCCTGCCCGGTAGGCTTCCACCGCTTCCACGCCATTGCTGGCCTGGGTGATTTCCATCTCCCAGTGCGCGGGCAGGGACTTGATCAGCATCTTGCGGGCCATCGCCGAGTCATCAACAACAAGTACAGAAACAGGCATAGAACTCAAGGCTCAAAAAATTGGTTGATGTGGCATCAGGGGGCATTGGCGTCACCCCCAAAAACCCTGGTTTGTGCAAGTGCATTCTTTTAACTGCAACGGATTTCGCGTCACGGCGCAAATTTAATTGATGGACATAGCAGAACTAATTATCACACAAATCCGGGTCCGGTGAAAACAAGCGGATGCCGGTATCCGCTTGATGCCAGCTCCTTGTGCTTCGGTATTTTTGCGCAATTCCCTCTCCCCCCGTACCAGGCAAAACGGCTATGATGTTCCTGCCGTACACGAGTTGCATGGCAAACTGCCGATTTGGCGTGTGCCGCCTCATCGCGGGAACAGGCTATTTAGCCTGCCGTAACCAGGGTATCCAAATCCATGATTGAATTCTCAGAACAGGAACGCGCCGCGCTCGAGCAGTGGCTGGCATCCCCCGTTTTTAATAACAAGGCCCTGGGCGTGATCCAGTTGCAGGGCTTCTTTTGTGCCGTGATCAGCGCCCCTGACACCATTCCCGCCAGCCGCTGGATGCCGGATGCGCTGGGCAGCGAACTGGCCTATGAATCGCTGGAACAGGCTCAGGAGTTCATGGATTTGCTGACCCGCTTTTACACTAGCGTGTCCACTGCGCTGGCGGATGGGCAGGCGCCCGGATTTATCCTGAAGCCGCAGGCGACCCCGGATCAGGCGCCGGATTACCCCGCCTGGTGCGATGGCTATATCCTCGGCTGGGGCTTGTCCACGGAAGAGTGGCTGCAGCCGGGCAACGAGGTGCTGAAAAAGCTGACTTTCCCCATCCTGCTGCTATCCGGCGCCTTCAAGGAAGATGCCGAGCGCAATGGCGGGGAATTCATGCCGGACGAGGAATATGCGAAATTGCAGCAGGAGTGCATGGATGTGCTTCCCGGCGCCGTGGCCGGGATTTACAATTTCTGGCATGCACGGAGCAAAAATGCGCCGGTGAAGCGCGATACCCCCAAGGTGGGGCGCAACGAGTCCTGCCCCTGCGGCAGCGGCAAGAAATTCAAGCAGTGCTGCGGAGCGGAAAGGACACTGCATTGATCAAAAGCATCAACCAGCGCATCGCCGAAGAGCTCGGCGCGCGCGAAGCCCAGGTGGCCGCCGCGGTGGCCTTGCTTGACGAAGGTTCCACCGTGCCCTTCATCTCGCGTTACCGCAAGGAGGCGACCGGGGGCCTCGATGATACCCAGTTGCGCAATCTCGACGAACGCCTGCGCTACCTGCGCGAGCTGGAGGAACGGCGCGCGGCCATCCTCGCCAGCATCACCGGGCAGGGCAAGCTGACGCCCGAACTGGAAAACGCCGTTAGCAGCGCGGAAAGCAAGGTCGCGCTGGAAGACCTGTATCTGCCCTACATGCAGAAGCGCCGCACCAAGGCGCAGATCGCCCGCGAGGCGGGGCTTGAGCCGCTGGCCCTGGGCCTGCTGGAAAACCCCGCGCTGGCGCCTGAAGCGGCCGCCGCGACTTACCTCAACCCCGAACTGGGCGTGCCGGACGTCAAGGCCGCGCTCGACGGGGCGCGCCACATCCTGATGGAAAAATTCGCCGAGGATGCGGAACTGCTGGGCCGCCTGCGCGAGTCGCTGTGGCAGGAAGGCATGCTGACCTCCGTGCTGGAGGAAGGGCAGGCCGAGGCGGGGGCCAAGTTCTCCGACTATTACGAGCACCGCGAGCCGGTCAGAAGCGCGCCTTCGCACCGCGCCCTGGCCCTGCTGCGGGGGCGCAACGAAGGCGTGCTGCGCCTCTCGCTGGTGGTGGGGGAAGAAGACCCGGCATCGCCGCGCAGCGCGCCCCACCCCTACGAGGCAGTGATTGCCCGGCGCTTCGGCATCGCCGCCCAGGGCCGCGCCGCCGACCGCTGGCTGGCGGACACCGTGCGCTTCGCCTGGAAGGTCAAGATCTACCCCCATCTCGAACTGGAACTGATTACGCGCCTGCGCGAACGCGCCGAGGCTGAGGCGATCCAGGTCTTCGCCCGCAACCTGCACGACCTCCTGCTGGCCGCGCCGGCCGGGCACAAGGCGGTGCTCGGGCTCGATCCCGGCATCCGCACCGGGGTCAAGGTGGCGCTGGTGGACGGCACCGGCCTGCTGCTGGAAACCGCCACCATCTACCCCCACGAGCCGCGCCGCGAGTGGGACAAATCCATCGCCATCCTCGCCGCGCTGGCCAAAAAGCATGGCGCGGAACTGGTCAGCATCGGCAACGGCACGGCCTCGCGCGAAACCGACCGCCTCGCCGCCGAGCTGATGCAGCGCCATCCCGAATTGAAATTGCAGAAAATCGTGGTGAGCGAGGCTGGCGCCTCGGTGTATTCCGCTTCCGAGCGCGCCGCAAGGGAGTTCCCGGAGCTGGACGTGTCGCTGCGCGGCGCGGTGTCGATTGCCCGGCGCCTGCAGGACCCGCTCGCCGAGCTGGTGAAAATCGACCCCAAGGCGATTGGCGTCGGGCAGTACCAGCACGACGTCAACCCGTCCGACCTGGCGCGCGCCCTGGATGCCGTGGTCGAGGATTGCGTCAACAAGGTGGGCGTCGATCTCAACACCGCTTCCGAGCCCCTGCTGGAGCAAGTTTCCGGCCTGAGTCCAACGCTGGCGCGCAACATCGTCGAATTCCGCAACACGAATGGCGCATTCAAAAGCCGAGCGGCCTTGAAAAAAGTGCCGCGCCTGGGTGAAAAGGCCTTCGAGCAGGCCGCCGGTTTCCTGCGCATCAGCAACGGCGACAACCTGCTCGATGCCTCGGGCGTGCACCCCGAGGCCTATCCGCTGGTGCAGAAAATACTGGATGCCAGCGGGCGCGAGATGCGGCAGCTCGTCGGCGACAGTGCCTTCCTCAAAAGCCTGGACCCGCGCCGCTTCATCGACGATAAATTCGGCCTGCCCACGGTGACGGACATCCTGGCCGAACTGGAAAAACCCGGCCGCGACCCGCGCCCCGAGTTCAGGACCGCGACCTTCCGCGAGGGCATCGAGTCGCTCAAGGACCTGCTACCCGGCATGCTGCTGGAAGGCGTGGTGACCAACGTCACCAACTTCGGCGCTTTCGTCGACATCGGCGTGCACCAGGATGGCCTGGTGCATATTTCCGCCCTGGCCGACAAGTTCGTCAAGGACCCGCACAGCGTGGTCAAGGCCGGCCAGGTGGTGAAGGTCAAGGTGCTGGAAGTGGACGAAAAGCGCCGCCGCGTCGCGCTCACCATGCGCATGGGGGATGAACCGGGGCAGGCGGCAGTGCGTGAAGAGAAGCGGCCTGCCAGCCCCAGACCGGCGCCTCGCCCGCAGCAGCCCGGCAAACCTCAGTCGCAACAATCCGATGGCGCGATGGCGGCGGCATTTGCCAAGCTGAAAACGCGTTGAATTGAATTGGCGGGGGAATGGCGCTGGTGCGCCATTGAAGCGCCATAGGCGGAGCGGAAAGTCTCAGCGAATGAATGTCGGTTTCAGCCAGGAACTGACATTCATCGAAGCTTGGTCGTCGTCGGCAAATCGGCCTGAACTGCCGGTGGTGCCTAGATGGATCAACGACCGGTGTGGTGACTTCTCCAGCCATTTGAATTGCGACTTCGTGCACTCAATCTGTTGAAACCAGTTAGGCCGCAGCTTAGCAAAGCAGTGTAAGTTTGGCCTGCGCAACATCCCATGATTTTCTCCAGTCAAGCTTGCGTTGTGGCATGTCATTTACCTTCATGATGATGCCCGTCAAATCACATGATGCCAACCCGCCCTGGAATTCAATCATCTGGCGATAGCAGTGTACTAGGTCGTTCAGCGATCCAAGGGAGCTGCGGCTGTCTGTCTTTGCGTAGACGCCTGACTCATAGTGTGCGAAAGCCCTGTCTATGGCGGCACTTGGCAGCCCCCGCATTTCAAGCAACTGCTGAAGGCCGGCGAGCATCATGTTGGGCAAGCTTTGGACTGTGACGGGCTTCTTGCCTTGGAATAGGGTGAAAGAGAGTAATGTTGATTCGCTCATGAAAATATAAATCTTTCGCCTGTCAGCTTCGAAGCGATTGACGTACCAGTTGCCAAGGGGGGCGTCTGTCGCTCCCGCATTGGCTAGGTTTTCCTTGCGCAGGCCGACAACCTTCTGGACTTCAGCCGTACACTTCAAATACAGCATAGTTTAAGCAATCAAACGAATAGCGTTTATCTGCCGCCCGGCAATATTTTCTAATCTTCATCCTGAATGGGCTACGGGCTAACTTCGTTGGTCCAAAAAATCAAAGGGCGGAACCAGAGGGGATTGTAAGGTTTTGAAGTGCTGCGTCAATCGTAAAGATGGTGAGTCCAGGATTGCTATTCGAGTAGCGCCAATATTGGCAGAGAGCTGTCATTAGACAGGCTTTGGCAATCCATGACCTTCGCCGATCCGCCCGTTTTTCCCATCGTCGAACTTTGGAAACCGCAGTCCATGCCATTTGCAGCCATTCGGCATGCATGGGGAGTATTCTTAATGTTGGCACAAAGTGAAGTCACATCATCAAGCCCCCTGTCTGCATCTAGTATTGCAATGCAATTATTATGGCATTAATCCTAATATATGCACCATAATAATGGCACATTATCATTTGCGCTTAACAAGTAAAATGCTATTATTCTTTCATGATTTAAAAATTAATGCTGGAATAATTACACTATGGCTAAGAAGACTGCTCCGCTGTTGCCCGCGACAAACAAGCTGATAATCGAACTTGGCGAAAGGTTGCGCCTTGCCCGACTACGGCGAAAGCTCACGGCCAAGCAAGTCGCGGAACGGGCTGGCATGTCCCAAATGACTCTTCGCGCCCTAGAACGGGGTGGCTCGGGGGTTACGATAGGGGCTTATCTTTCCGTTCTACAGGTGCTTGGCTTGGAGAAAGACATTGCCCAAATTGCTCAGGCAGATGACATGGGCCGGAAATTGCAAGATTCAGTTCTCTTGAATCGGCATATATCTTCTCGGGCAACATTGCCTCCGAAGATCAATAAATCTCACGCGGTAACAAGCTTGAGCAAAATCTCTCCCCCACAGGTTCCCGGCCAGAGCAAGCCGTTGGTGGTCCAATCGCAGTCAAGC is a window of Sulfuricella sp. DNA encoding:
- a CDS encoding chemotaxis protein CheC, translating into MTLTPLSADQRDALQEITNVAMGQAGASLAAILDTFVTLSIPRINIVGVEEVANSMNELIGRNAEVTAARQSFNGYLRGEVLVIYGQDGCNDLADLMGYDDELDRAAEQELLLDVSNVLVGACLCGIAEQLRTELSFSAPSLIGEKIPVETLLMPEKLSWSHALLMEVNFRLEERKFTAHLVMLMPEEAIERMRGVIDAFIESF
- a CDS encoding response regulator, producing MPVSVLVVDDSAMARKMLIKSLPAHWEMEITQASNGVEAVEAYRAGKAEIMFLDLTMPIMDGYQVLETLRQEDMNSLVIVVSADIQPIAQQRVKSLGAIAFVKKPVSPEVIESVLKDYGFYDFDSAKR
- a CDS encoding UPF0149 family protein, which codes for MIEFSEQERAALEQWLASPVFNNKALGVIQLQGFFCAVISAPDTIPASRWMPDALGSELAYESLEQAQEFMDLLTRFYTSVSTALADGQAPGFILKPQATPDQAPDYPAWCDGYILGWGLSTEEWLQPGNEVLKKLTFPILLLSGAFKEDAERNGGEFMPDEEYAKLQQECMDVLPGAVAGIYNFWHARSKNAPVKRDTPKVGRNESCPCGSGKKFKQCCGAERTLH
- a CDS encoding Tex family protein gives rise to the protein MIKSINQRIAEELGAREAQVAAAVALLDEGSTVPFISRYRKEATGGLDDTQLRNLDERLRYLRELEERRAAILASITGQGKLTPELENAVSSAESKVALEDLYLPYMQKRRTKAQIAREAGLEPLALGLLENPALAPEAAAATYLNPELGVPDVKAALDGARHILMEKFAEDAELLGRLRESLWQEGMLTSVLEEGQAEAGAKFSDYYEHREPVRSAPSHRALALLRGRNEGVLRLSLVVGEEDPASPRSAPHPYEAVIARRFGIAAQGRAADRWLADTVRFAWKVKIYPHLELELITRLRERAEAEAIQVFARNLHDLLLAAPAGHKAVLGLDPGIRTGVKVALVDGTGLLLETATIYPHEPRREWDKSIAILAALAKKHGAELVSIGNGTASRETDRLAAELMQRHPELKLQKIVVSEAGASVYSASERAAREFPELDVSLRGAVSIARRLQDPLAELVKIDPKAIGVGQYQHDVNPSDLARALDAVVEDCVNKVGVDLNTASEPLLEQVSGLSPTLARNIVEFRNTNGAFKSRAALKKVPRLGEKAFEQAAGFLRISNGDNLLDASGVHPEAYPLVQKILDASGREMRQLVGDSAFLKSLDPRRFIDDKFGLPTVTDILAELEKPGRDPRPEFRTATFREGIESLKDLLPGMLLEGVVTNVTNFGAFVDIGVHQDGLVHISALADKFVKDPHSVVKAGQVVKVKVLEVDEKRRRVALTMRMGDEPGQAAVREEKRPASPRPAPRPQQPGKPQSQQSDGAMAAAFAKLKTR
- a CDS encoding helix-turn-helix transcriptional regulator, coding for MAKKTAPLLPATNKLIIELGERLRLARLRRKLTAKQVAERAGMSQMTLRALERGGSGVTIGAYLSVLQVLGLEKDIAQIAQADDMGRKLQDSVLLNRHISSRATLPPKINKSHAVTSLSKISPPQVPGQSKPLVVQSQSSPTVHVTSKLSALIVKPKKVGKKQSDEDKKG